In Actinobacillus indolicus, a single genomic region encodes these proteins:
- a CDS encoding ArsC family reductase encodes MTKIYGIKNCDTVKKAIKWLADNNLNPQLHDYRVDGLDPEWLAEMAEKFGWENLVNKRSTTWRGLDDEIKNNLNKELALKVLNEQPTLIKRPIVIADNVALIGFDEKEYAQVFK; translated from the coding sequence ATGACAAAAATCTACGGCATTAAAAACTGTGATACCGTGAAAAAAGCGATCAAATGGCTTGCGGATAACAACTTAAACCCACAACTGCACGACTACCGTGTTGATGGCTTAGATCCTGAATGGCTGGCTGAAATGGCAGAGAAATTTGGCTGGGAAAACTTAGTCAATAAACGTAGCACCACTTGGCGTGGGCTTGATGATGAAATTAAAAATAATCTCAACAAAGAGCTGGCATTAAAAGTGTTAAACGAACAGCCAACCTTAATCAAACGCCCGATTGTGATTGCTGATAACGTTGCGTTGATTGGGTTTGATGAAAAAGAGTATGCTCAAGTATTTAAGTAA
- the rluC gene encoding 23S rRNA pseudouridine(955/2504/2580) synthase RluC, translating to MTTEKVISASVQFFTISDDEAGQRLDNFLLAKLKGVPKSLVYRIVRKGEVRVNKGRIKPEYKLQADDIVRVPPVRVAEKNEAPISTKLNKVAELEHQILYEDDVMLVINKPSGIAVHGGSGLSFGVIEALRALRPEARFLELVHRIDRDTSGLLLVAKKRSALRSLHEQLREKVVQKDYLALVRGQWQSYVKVIKAPLLKNELASGERIVRVSEEGKPSETRFVIEERYPTATLVKASPVTGRTHQIRVHTQYAGHPIALDDKYGDREFDQKMQQAGLNRLFLHAHSIRFVHPKTGEEMVVTAPLDKQLKAVLAKLRAEK from the coding sequence ATGACAACAGAAAAAGTAATTAGTGCCAGCGTTCAATTTTTTACGATCAGTGATGATGAAGCTGGGCAACGTTTGGATAACTTCTTACTCGCCAAGCTCAAAGGCGTGCCAAAAAGCCTGGTTTACCGCATTGTGCGTAAAGGCGAAGTGCGAGTAAACAAAGGGCGGATTAAACCCGAATATAAGTTGCAAGCGGACGATATTGTGCGAGTTCCGCCTGTGCGTGTGGCAGAAAAAAATGAAGCCCCGATTTCGACCAAACTCAACAAAGTCGCCGAACTTGAACATCAAATTCTTTATGAAGATGATGTGATGTTAGTGATTAACAAACCGTCCGGCATTGCTGTTCACGGCGGTAGCGGTTTAAGTTTTGGTGTGATTGAAGCCTTACGGGCATTACGCCCTGAAGCTCGTTTTTTAGAACTAGTTCACCGTATCGACCGAGATACATCTGGGCTGTTGTTAGTAGCAAAAAAACGTTCCGCATTGCGTAGTTTGCACGAACAGTTGCGTGAAAAAGTGGTGCAGAAAGATTATCTCGCACTCGTACGAGGGCAGTGGCAATCGTACGTTAAAGTGATTAAAGCACCGCTATTGAAAAACGAATTAGCCAGTGGCGAACGCATTGTACGAGTAAGCGAAGAAGGCAAACCGTCCGAAACCCGATTTGTGATTGAAGAACGTTATCCGACAGCGACTTTAGTCAAGGCTTCGCCTGTGACAGGTAGAACGCACCAAATCCGTGTGCATACTCAATACGCAGGACACCCGATTGCCCTTGATGACAAATATGGCGACCGTGAATTTGACCAAAAAATGCAACAAGCGGGTCTAAACCGCCTATTTTTACACGCTCATTCTATTCGATTTGTTCACCCGAAAACGGGCGAAGAAATGGTTGTGACAGCACCGTTGGATAAACAACTAAAGGCCGTGTTGGCGAAGTTGAGGGCAGAGAAATAG
- a CDS encoding class I SAM-dependent methyltransferase, translated as MTKIQLINESDFAEQFQQTCEKWQLQHNPEAILALVQTNERLELRKLDEPKLGAIAVNFVDGTMAHRRKFGGGRGEAVAKAVGIKGDYLPTVIDATAGLGRDAFVLASVGCQVKLVERNPVVSALLEDGLNRAYQDAEIGDFMRERMILLPAHSIAELDPNRDFADVVYLDPMYPHKQKSALVKKEMRVFQHLVGADLDSDDFFFPAKQLARKRVVVKRPDYAPFLAEQKPDFSQETKNHRFDVYLSHVK; from the coding sequence ATGACAAAAATCCAATTAATTAACGAAAGCGATTTTGCCGAGCAGTTTCAACAAACCTGTGAAAAATGGCAACTTCAACATAACCCTGAGGCGATTTTAGCGTTAGTGCAAACCAATGAACGTTTGGAGCTTCGTAAATTAGATGAACCAAAACTTGGGGCAATTGCGGTGAATTTTGTGGATGGCACAATGGCTCATCGCCGTAAATTTGGCGGTGGGCGTGGCGAAGCAGTAGCAAAAGCAGTTGGGATTAAAGGCGATTATTTACCGACTGTGATTGATGCTACCGCAGGGCTTGGGCGAGATGCTTTTGTATTAGCCTCGGTGGGTTGCCAAGTCAAATTGGTTGAACGAAATCCAGTGGTCAGCGCCTTATTGGAAGATGGCTTAAATCGAGCTTATCAAGACGCAGAAATTGGCGACTTTATGCGGGAGCGAATGATTTTGTTACCAGCACACTCTATAGCAGAACTGGATCCCAATCGTGATTTTGCTGATGTGGTTTACCTTGACCCAATGTACCCGCATAAACAGAAAAGTGCTTTAGTCAAAAAAGAGATGCGAGTGTTTCAGCATTTGGTTGGGGCGGATTTGGATTCTGATGATTTCTTTTTCCCAGCAAAACAGTTGGCTCGTAAACGCGTGGTGGTTAAACGCCCCGATTATGCACCATTTTTAGCAGAGCAGAAGCCTGATTTTAGCCAAGAAACGAAAAATCATCGGTTTGATGTCTATTTATCCCATGTAAAATAG
- the mpl gene encoding UDP-N-acetylmuramate:L-alanyl-gamma-D-glutamyl-meso-diaminopimelate ligase: MKQQHIHILGICGTFMGGVAIIARELGYKVTGSDTNVYPPMSTFLEKSGIEIIPHYDIAQLDPVPDMIIIGNAISRGNPCVEHILNHRLPYTSGPQWLRDHLLKDRWVLAVSGTHGKTTTTGMLSWILDQAGIDTGFLIGGVAGNFGISARAGSSDFFVIEADEYDSAFFDKRSKFVHYNPKTLIINNIDFDHADIFDDLKAIQRQFHHLIRTMPQNGCILSATSDENVQNTLKMGCYSEQQFIGQDQDWYAEPLSSDYSHFVIYHKQQKVGEVKWNLLGAHNMHNGLMAIAASHNAGVSVEQACLGLNSFINANRRLEVKGEVNGVTVYDDFAHHPTAILATIDALRGKVGKDQRILAVLEPRSNTMKMGVHKDEIAPSLKDADAVFVYQPDTIPWQVSMITDALNQPAQWSASLDELVELIVKEAKPTDHILVMSNGAFGGIHQKLLTALVK; the protein is encoded by the coding sequence ATGAAACAGCAACATATTCATATTTTAGGGATCTGCGGTACTTTTATGGGTGGCGTGGCGATTATTGCAAGAGAGTTAGGTTATAAAGTGACAGGGTCTGATACCAATGTCTATCCGCCAATGAGTACCTTTTTAGAAAAAAGCGGTATTGAAATTATCCCCCATTACGATATTGCCCAGCTCGATCCTGTTCCCGATATGATTATTATCGGCAATGCGATTAGCCGTGGTAATCCTTGCGTAGAACATATCTTAAATCACCGCTTGCCGTACACATCAGGACCGCAATGGCTAAGAGATCATTTACTCAAAGATCGTTGGGTGCTTGCTGTGTCAGGCACGCACGGCAAAACCACCACAACGGGAATGTTAAGTTGGATTTTAGATCAAGCAGGCATTGATACAGGTTTCTTAATCGGCGGTGTTGCAGGCAACTTTGGTATTTCAGCGCGTGCAGGCTCAAGTGATTTCTTTGTGATTGAAGCGGACGAATATGATTCAGCCTTTTTTGACAAACGTTCTAAATTCGTACATTACAATCCTAAAACCTTAATTATCAACAACATTGATTTTGACCACGCAGATATTTTTGATGATTTAAAAGCAATTCAACGCCAGTTCCATCATCTTATCCGTACAATGCCACAAAATGGCTGCATTTTATCCGCAACATCAGATGAAAACGTACAAAACACCTTAAAAATGGGTTGTTATAGCGAGCAACAATTTATCGGGCAAGATCAAGACTGGTACGCCGAGCCGTTAAGTTCAGATTACTCCCATTTTGTGATTTATCATAAACAGCAAAAAGTAGGGGAAGTGAAATGGAACTTGCTCGGCGCTCACAATATGCATAACGGTTTAATGGCGATTGCAGCCTCACACAACGCAGGGGTAAGCGTCGAACAAGCTTGTTTAGGCTTAAATAGCTTTATTAATGCCAACCGCCGTTTAGAAGTCAAAGGGGAAGTAAATGGCGTTACTGTTTATGATGATTTTGCCCACCATCCAACCGCTATTTTAGCAACAATCGACGCACTTCGTGGCAAAGTAGGCAAAGATCAACGCATTTTGGCGGTATTAGAACCCCGTTCAAACACAATGAAAATGGGCGTTCACAAAGATGAAATAGCTCCATCGTTAAAAGACGCAGATGCCGTCTTTGTTTATCAACCCGATACCATTCCGTGGCAAGTTAGCATGATTACGGATGCACTAAACCAGCCAGCACAATGGTCTGCGAGCCTAGATGAATTAGTTGAATTGATTGTCAAAGAAGCCAAACCCACAGATCATATTTTAGTGATGAGTAATGGGGCATTTGGAGGGATTCATCAGAAATTATTAACTGCACTAGTAAAATAA
- the dapE gene encoding succinyl-diaminopimelate desuccinylase, translated as MERQIITLAQALIQRKSISPNDEGCQQLIAERLQAVGFKLEWLPFGDTLNLWATHGEGEPCLAFAGHTDVVPEGDESQWTYPPFSAEIVDDMLYGRGAADMKGSLAAMVIACETFVKNKPNHQGKIALLITSDEEAAAKDGTVKVVETLMQRQEPIHYCVVGEPSSTKQLGDVVKNGRRGSITANLYIEGIQGHVAYPHLAENPVHTALPFLSELTAYQWDNGNEFFPPTSLQIANIKAGTGSNNVIPGELYVQFNLRYCTEVNDEIIKAKVAEMLQKHGLKHRIEWNLSGKPFLAGNGKLVQATIQAVEKVTQITPKLDTGGGTSDGRFIALMGAEVVEFGPINQTIHKVNECVNVNDLGKCGEVYYQIAEKLLLQAV; from the coding sequence ATGGAAAGACAAATCATCACATTAGCCCAAGCCCTTATCCAACGTAAATCTATCAGCCCGAACGATGAAGGCTGCCAACAATTGATTGCCGAACGGCTACAAGCGGTAGGATTTAAGCTGGAATGGTTGCCTTTTGGCGACACCTTAAATTTATGGGCAACTCACGGCGAAGGCGAACCTTGCCTTGCCTTTGCTGGGCATACCGACGTTGTCCCTGAAGGCGACGAAAGTCAATGGACTTATCCGCCGTTTTCCGCTGAAATTGTCGATGATATGCTTTACGGGCGTGGTGCGGCGGATATGAAAGGTTCTTTAGCGGCAATGGTGATCGCTTGTGAAACCTTTGTGAAAAACAAGCCAAACCATCAAGGCAAAATTGCCTTGCTTATCACCTCTGATGAAGAAGCCGCAGCCAAAGACGGCACGGTGAAAGTGGTGGAAACCTTAATGCAACGCCAAGAACCGATCCACTATTGTGTGGTGGGTGAGCCGTCCAGTACCAAACAGTTGGGTGATGTGGTGAAAAACGGTCGTCGTGGTTCGATTACCGCCAATCTTTATATTGAAGGCATTCAAGGACACGTTGCCTATCCCCATTTAGCTGAAAACCCCGTTCATACAGCTCTACCATTTTTAAGCGAACTGACCGCTTACCAATGGGATAATGGCAACGAATTTTTCCCACCGACAAGTCTGCAAATTGCCAATATCAAAGCCGGTACAGGTAGTAATAACGTGATCCCGGGCGAGCTTTATGTGCAGTTCAATTTACGTTATTGCACCGAAGTGAATGATGAAATCATCAAAGCCAAAGTTGCCGAAATGTTGCAAAAACACGGTTTAAAACATCGAATTGAATGGAATTTGTCGGGAAAACCGTTCTTAGCTGGCAATGGAAAACTGGTTCAAGCCACGATACAAGCGGTCGAAAAGGTGACACAAATTACGCCTAAACTAGACACGGGCGGTGGCACATCAGACGGGCGTTTTATCGCCTTAATGGGTGCAGAAGTGGTTGAGTTCGGTCCAATCAACCAAACCATTCATAAAGTGAACGAATGTGTGAATGTGAATGACTTAGGCAAATGTGGCGAAGTGTATTACCAAATTGCCGAAAAATTACTATTACAAGCGGTCTGA
- a CDS encoding porin family protein: protein MKKLAMVTLAFASSAAFAAPVGETFTGVGVGVDLTTVKYKSEGLEGKQATGANLIVDYAMDYGNNLVGVVEGKAKLGSTKIFNDVKQKSQFSAGYLQGYRVLPDLLPYAKLNYSVSKVGDVGSFKGIGYGAGVKYAVSNDIEIGAEYLRSNLKHSGTKLKGNAFSASAAYRF from the coding sequence ATGAAAAAATTAGCAATGGTGACTTTAGCATTCGCTTCGAGTGCCGCTTTTGCAGCCCCAGTTGGCGAAACCTTTACTGGCGTAGGTGTTGGTGTTGATTTAACGACAGTTAAATATAAAAGTGAAGGTTTAGAAGGTAAACAAGCTACAGGTGCAAACCTGATTGTTGATTATGCGATGGATTATGGCAATAATTTAGTCGGTGTTGTTGAAGGTAAAGCAAAATTAGGTAGCACAAAAATTTTCAATGATGTGAAACAAAAATCACAATTTAGTGCGGGCTATTTACAAGGCTATCGTGTGTTACCAGATTTACTGCCTTATGCGAAATTAAATTATAGCGTAAGTAAAGTAGGCGATGTGGGTAGCTTTAAAGGGATCGGCTACGGTGCCGGTGTAAAATATGCTGTATCAAACGATATTGAAATCGGTGCTGAATACTTAAGAAGTAACTTAAAACATAGCGGTACAAAATTAAAAGGTAATGCATTTAGCGCAAGTGCTGCTTATCGTTTCTAA
- the chrA gene encoding chromate efflux transporter, producing MQQLQSFHATWQVFLTFLRLGLTSFGGPVAHLGYFHHEFVERKKWLTEQEYADLVALCQFLPGPASSQVGMGIGLMRSGYLGLVAAWIGFTLPSALVLILFALGAVHFQEIIPAGLLHGLKVASVAIVVQAVWGMMKMFCKDQKQIAIMVFATTVVLLFPSAWVQVLVIVLAALISLAWLPQPQVSQTSSGSTGSKKMALFSLGLFFILLIGLPFLTYHGSSHYLAMIDSFYRSGALVFGGGHVVLPLLQTETVSTGWVSHDLFLAGYALAQTVPGPLFTFAAFLGAADQGWLGGVVALLAIFLPSALLVLGALPFWATLRTNPLAQKALVGVNSALVGLLLAALYNPIWVNAILHPKDFCLALIAFVALMFWKLPAWLVIVASGAISAIFYTF from the coding sequence GTGCAACAGTTACAATCTTTTCATGCTACGTGGCAAGTTTTTCTAACTTTTTTACGTTTGGGGCTGACTTCTTTTGGCGGTCCAGTCGCTCATTTAGGCTATTTTCATCATGAATTTGTTGAACGTAAAAAATGGCTGACGGAACAAGAGTATGCAGATTTGGTTGCACTTTGCCAATTTTTACCCGGCCCTGCCAGTAGCCAAGTCGGGATGGGCATTGGCTTAATGCGTTCGGGCTATTTAGGCTTGGTTGCGGCATGGATTGGCTTTACCTTACCTTCGGCTCTAGTGCTGATTTTGTTTGCGTTAGGAGCGGTGCATTTTCAAGAGATCATTCCTGCAGGCTTGTTACACGGCTTGAAAGTGGCGAGTGTTGCAATCGTGGTACAAGCGGTTTGGGGTATGATGAAAATGTTCTGTAAAGATCAAAAACAGATTGCGATCATGGTCTTTGCCACAACCGTAGTGTTACTGTTCCCATCTGCGTGGGTGCAAGTGTTAGTGATTGTATTGGCGGCACTCATCAGTTTAGCTTGGTTACCACAACCGCAAGTCAGCCAAACATCATCCGGCTCAACAGGTTCTAAAAAAATGGCTTTGTTTAGCTTAGGGCTGTTTTTTATATTGTTGATAGGCTTGCCATTTTTGACTTACCACGGTTCTTCCCATTATTTAGCAATGATAGATTCCTTCTACCGAAGCGGTGCGTTAGTCTTTGGAGGCGGGCATGTGGTATTGCCGTTATTGCAAACAGAAACCGTGAGTACAGGCTGGGTCAGCCATGATCTCTTTTTAGCCGGATATGCCTTAGCGCAAACCGTACCGGGTCCATTATTTACCTTTGCTGCCTTTTTAGGTGCGGCCGATCAAGGTTGGCTGGGTGGCGTAGTTGCATTATTGGCAATCTTTCTGCCGTCAGCATTACTGGTATTGGGCGCATTACCGTTTTGGGCAACATTAAGAACGAATCCATTGGCACAAAAAGCGTTGGTCGGCGTGAATTCCGCCTTAGTCGGTTTATTATTAGCCGCCCTTTATAATCCTATTTGGGTCAATGCAATTTTACACCCTAAAGACTTTTGCCTAGCATTAATCGCTTTCGTCGCATTAATGTTTTGGAAACTTCCTGCATGGCTTGTGATTGTTGCAAGCGGTGCGATCAGCGCAATTTTTTACACATTTTGA
- the folP gene encoding dihydropteroate synthase gives MQIYYKNFQGSDRLLDLTSPRIMGILNFTPDSFSDSGKFFTLDKALFQVEKMLNDGADIIDIGGESTRSNAEIVTLEQELERVVPLVEAVRKRFDCLISVDSSKAEVFRQSAQVGADILNDIRALQEPNALETAVELGLPVCLMHMQGTPQNMQQNPSYDDVVEEVADFLNQRIFACTMAGIPKEHIILDVGFGFGKTVQHNYQLLKHLNAFVASGYPVLAGLSRKSMIGNVINKPVDQRVAGSVAGALLAVQNGAKIVRVHDVAETADALKVWQAMVNADNI, from the coding sequence ATGCAAATCTATTACAAAAATTTCCAAGGATCTGACCGCTTGTTAGATCTCACTTCCCCGAGAATTATGGGGATTTTGAATTTTACCCCTGATTCATTCTCCGATTCAGGAAAATTTTTTACCCTTGATAAAGCCCTGTTTCAAGTGGAGAAAATGCTCAATGACGGGGCGGATATTATTGATATTGGTGGTGAGTCCACCCGTTCGAATGCGGAAATCGTTACCCTTGAGCAAGAGTTGGAACGGGTTGTGCCGTTGGTTGAAGCAGTTCGCAAGCGGTTTGATTGCTTGATTTCGGTAGATAGCTCAAAGGCGGAAGTATTTCGTCAATCGGCACAAGTTGGGGCGGATATTCTCAATGATATTCGGGCGTTACAAGAGCCGAATGCCCTAGAAACCGCCGTAGAATTAGGCTTGCCTGTTTGTTTAATGCATATGCAAGGCACACCGCAAAATATGCAACAAAATCCATCATATGATGATGTGGTGGAAGAAGTCGCAGATTTTCTCAACCAACGCATTTTTGCTTGCACAATGGCTGGCATTCCCAAAGAGCATATTATTTTAGATGTCGGCTTTGGTTTTGGTAAAACGGTGCAACATAATTATCAACTGCTAAAACATCTAAACGCCTTTGTTGCTTCAGGCTATCCTGTGTTAGCTGGGCTTTCCCGTAAGTCGATGATCGGCAATGTAATCAACAAACCGGTCGATCAACGTGTTGCAGGCAGTGTCGCTGGTGCATTGCTCGCAGTACAAAATGGAGCGAAGATCGTGCGAGTTCATGATGTAGCAGAAACCGCTGACGCTTTGAAAGTGTGGCAAGCGATGGTAAATGCAGACAACATTTAG
- the fbp gene encoding class 1 fructose-bisphosphatase has protein sequence MKTLGEFIVERQAEYPGATGELSGILSSIRLSAKIIHRDINRAGLTQDILGVSGDENIQGETQMKLDVFANETMKKALIARGDVAGFASEEDDTFVAFDTERGRNAKYILMTDPLDGSSNIDVNVSVGTIFSIYKRVSPIGTPVTMEDFLQPGRKQVAAGYVTYGSSTMLVYTTGNGVNGFTYDPSLGLFILSHPNMKMPFEGKYYSINEGQYLKFPEGVKKFIKFCQEEDKATGRPYSSRYIGSLVSDFHRNLLKGGIYIYPSTKSHPNGKLRLLYEGNPMAFLAEQAGGMATDGFNPILDIKPTELHQRVPFFVGSTAMVQKAGELMEEYK, from the coding sequence ATGAAAACATTAGGCGAATTTATTGTTGAACGACAAGCAGAATACCCAGGGGCAACGGGGGAACTCAGTGGTATTTTGTCCTCTATTCGTTTATCGGCAAAAATCATTCATCGTGATATTAACCGAGCGGGTTTAACCCAAGATATTTTAGGGGTGTCTGGCGATGAAAACATTCAGGGCGAAACCCAGATGAAGCTCGATGTATTTGCCAACGAAACAATGAAAAAAGCATTAATCGCTCGTGGTGATGTGGCAGGATTTGCGTCTGAAGAAGATGATACTTTCGTGGCGTTTGATACGGAACGTGGTCGAAATGCGAAATACATTCTTATGACAGATCCCCTCGATGGTTCTTCCAACATTGATGTGAATGTGTCTGTGGGGACAATTTTCTCGATCTACAAACGTGTATCACCGATTGGTACGCCTGTGACGATGGAGGATTTCTTACAACCTGGACGTAAACAAGTTGCGGCAGGCTATGTCACCTATGGCTCATCAACAATGTTAGTTTACACGACAGGCAATGGCGTAAACGGCTTCACCTACGATCCATCTTTAGGGTTGTTCATTCTCTCTCACCCAAATATGAAAATGCCGTTTGAAGGCAAATATTATTCAATTAACGAAGGGCAATATCTCAAATTCCCAGAGGGTGTGAAGAAATTCATTAAATTCTGTCAGGAAGAAGACAAAGCAACAGGTCGTCCATACTCTTCTCGTTATATCGGTTCCTTGGTTTCAGACTTCCACCGTAACTTGTTAAAAGGCGGTATCTACATTTACCCAAGCACGAAAAGCCACCCGAACGGTAAATTACGCCTACTTTACGAAGGGAACCCGATGGCATTTTTAGCGGAACAGGCTGGCGGTATGGCGACAGACGGATTTAATCCGATTTTAGACATTAAACCAACCGAACTGCATCAACGTGTACCATTCTTTGTGGGTTCAACGGCAATGGTGCAAAAAGCGGGTGAGTTAATGGAAGAGTATAAATAG
- a CDS encoding M15 family metallopeptidase — protein sequence MPNFANFPEILTGNSREHLVPLPNALSDKHALQAEVVNAFLQLQQAAKQAGFNLQPTSTYRDFERQKMIWNAKFNGERKVHDDNGCALDLTCLDDWQKCQAILRWSAVPGASRHHWGTEIDIFDPDLLPEGQNLMLEPWEYQTGGYFQRLTNWLLVNAEQFSFYFPFMEDHGKQIGLEPWHISYFPIAEQYERLLSPEILQIAWDSEDVAGKCSLSQHIDDVFKHYIL from the coding sequence ATGCCAAATTTTGCAAATTTCCCTGAAATCCTCACGGGCAATAGCCGTGAACATTTAGTGCCTCTGCCGAATGCGTTGTCGGATAAACACGCCTTACAAGCAGAAGTAGTAAACGCTTTTTTACAACTACAACAAGCGGCAAAACAAGCAGGTTTTAACTTACAACCCACCAGCACCTATCGTGATTTTGAACGACAAAAAATGATTTGGAATGCCAAATTCAACGGCGAACGTAAAGTCCACGATGATAACGGTTGTGCCTTAGATTTGACTTGTTTAGATGATTGGCAAAAATGCCAAGCGATTTTACGTTGGTCTGCTGTACCTGGGGCGAGCCGCCATCATTGGGGAACGGAAATTGATATTTTCGATCCCGACTTACTTCCCGAAGGGCAAAATCTGATGTTAGAGCCGTGGGAATATCAAACGGGCGGTTATTTCCAACGTTTAACCAATTGGCTTTTAGTGAATGCGGAACAATTCAGTTTCTATTTTCCGTTTATGGAAGATCACGGCAAACAAATTGGCTTAGAGCCTTGGCATATCAGCTATTTCCCGATTGCTGAACAGTACGAGCGGTTGCTTTCACCTGAAATTTTGCAAATAGCGTGGGACAGTGAAGATGTGGCTGGTAAATGTAGCCTGAGCCAGCACATTGATGATGTATTTAAGCATTACATATTGTAA
- a CDS encoding ABC transporter substrate-binding protein codes for MKFNTKLSLIAATLFVSTVAQAADKTFVNCVSRSPTGFSPALVMDGISYNASSQQVYNRLVEFKRGSTDIEPALAESWTVSDDGLTYTFNLRKGVKFHSNKEFTPSRDFNADDVVFSFQRQLDPNHPYHNVSKATYPYFKAMKFPTLLKSVEKVDDHTVKITLTRQDATFLASLGMDFISIYSAEYADKMLAAGKPETIDTTPIGTGPFVFAGYQVDQKSRYFAHKEYWKGKADIDRLIFEIVPDATARYAKLQAGACDLIDFPNAADLEKMKTDPKVNLLSQAGLNIAYIAFNTEKAPFDNVKVRQALNYAVDKNAIIDAVYRGAGVAAKNPLPPTIWGYNNEITGYEYNPEKAKQLLKEAGFENGFETDIWVQPVVRASNPNPRRMAELVQSDWEKVGVKSKLVSYEWGDYIKRTKAGELTAGTYGWSGDNGDPDNFLSPLFGSENVGNSNYARFKNPELDALLHKAVGLSDKAERAKIYEQAQVLLKEQAPWINVAHSINFAPTSKRVQDYKQSPFGYTYLYGTKLAD; via the coding sequence ATGAAATTTAATACGAAACTTTCTTTAATCGCCGCAACCTTATTTGTATCAACAGTGGCACAAGCTGCTGATAAAACATTTGTGAACTGTGTTAGCCGTTCACCAACAGGTTTTAGCCCTGCATTAGTGATGGACGGTATTTCTTATAATGCAAGTTCACAACAAGTCTATAACCGTCTCGTTGAGTTTAAACGTGGTTCAACAGATATTGAGCCCGCTCTTGCAGAAAGCTGGACAGTGAGTGATGATGGTTTAACTTATACCTTTAATTTGCGTAAAGGCGTGAAATTCCACTCAAATAAAGAGTTTACTCCAAGCCGTGATTTTAATGCGGACGATGTGGTGTTTTCATTCCAACGTCAGTTAGATCCAAATCACCCATACCACAATGTATCTAAAGCAACTTATCCGTACTTTAAAGCAATGAAATTCCCAACATTGTTGAAATCAGTGGAAAAAGTTGATGATCATACAGTGAAAATTACCTTAACCCGTCAAGATGCAACATTCTTAGCGAGTTTAGGTATGGACTTTATCTCGATTTATTCAGCGGAATATGCGGATAAAATGTTAGCAGCAGGCAAACCAGAAACCATTGATACGACCCCTATTGGTACAGGTCCGTTTGTGTTTGCAGGCTATCAAGTGGATCAAAAAAGCCGCTATTTCGCACATAAAGAGTATTGGAAAGGAAAAGCCGATATTGACCGCTTGATCTTTGAAATTGTCCCTGATGCAACGGCTCGTTATGCAAAATTACAAGCGGGTGCTTGTGACTTAATTGACTTCCCAAATGCCGCAGATCTTGAGAAGATGAAAACCGATCCGAAAGTGAATTTACTTTCTCAAGCAGGGTTGAACATTGCTTATATTGCATTCAATACTGAAAAAGCACCGTTCGATAATGTAAAAGTACGCCAAGCGTTAAACTATGCAGTGGATAAGAATGCGATCATTGATGCCGTTTATCGTGGTGCAGGTGTGGCGGCGAAAAACCCACTTCCACCAACAATTTGGGGCTATAACAACGAAATCACTGGTTATGAATATAACCCAGAAAAAGCAAAACAGTTATTAAAAGAAGCTGGCTTTGAAAATGGATTTGAAACGGATATTTGGGTACAGCCTGTGGTGCGTGCTTCTAACCCGAACCCACGTCGTATGGCAGAATTAGTGCAAAGCGACTGGGAAAAAGTGGGCGTGAAATCAAAACTGGTTAGCTACGAATGGGGTGACTACATCAAACGTACCAAAGCAGGCGAATTAACTGCAGGTACTTATGGTTGGTCAGGTGATAATGGCGATCCTGATAACTTCTTATCGCCATTATTCGGCAGTGAAAACGTGGGTAACAGTAACTACGCTCGCTTCAAAAATCCTGAATTAGATGCGTTGTTACATAAAGCGGTTGGTTTATCTGACAAAGCAGAGCGTGCCAAAATTTATGAACAAGCACAAGTATTGTTGAAAGAACAAGCCCCTTGGATCAATGTGGCACACTCCATTAACTTTGCCCCAACCAGTAAACGTGTTCAAGACTATAAACAAAGTCCGTTTGGTTATACTTACTTATATGGTACGAAGTTAGCAGACTAA